One window from the genome of Amycolatopsis sp. NBC_01480 encodes:
- a CDS encoding aldose 1-epimerase family protein, which produces MANPTGEQFEITRGNARAVVTEIGAGLRVFEVGGVPYVEEFEADEESPKGLGQVLLPWPNRTKGGLWEFEGEPQQLEITEEARGNAIHGLTRHLEWELVEHAESSITLAVDVEVQPGWPVPLRATITYELAPRELTITHEIRNEGEQPIGVGLGTHPYFRIGDAPTDELTLTLPAARVRPYLADEQMPYAEEQDVEGTEYDFRGGRLLKGVDLDTAFGGLTPAEDGTHHFELSHGEQRLLVWTGPDFHWAQVFTPDELVGRGRAVAIEPMTCPADALNTGTDLIELEPATSWSGSWGIRVP; this is translated from the coding sequence GAGCAGTTCGAGATCACCCGCGGCAACGCCCGCGCCGTCGTCACCGAAATCGGGGCCGGGCTGCGTGTGTTCGAGGTCGGCGGCGTGCCCTACGTCGAGGAGTTCGAGGCGGACGAGGAGTCGCCGAAGGGCCTCGGCCAGGTGCTGCTCCCGTGGCCGAACCGGACCAAGGGCGGGCTGTGGGAGTTCGAGGGCGAGCCGCAGCAGCTGGAGATCACCGAAGAGGCGCGCGGCAACGCGATCCACGGCCTGACCCGGCACCTGGAGTGGGAGCTGGTGGAGCACGCCGAATCGTCGATCACCCTCGCCGTGGACGTCGAGGTGCAGCCCGGCTGGCCGGTGCCGCTGCGCGCCACGATCACCTACGAGCTGGCGCCGCGCGAGCTGACCATCACCCACGAGATCCGCAACGAGGGCGAGCAGCCGATCGGCGTCGGCCTCGGCACGCACCCGTACTTCCGGATCGGCGACGCGCCCACCGATGAGCTCACCCTGACGCTGCCGGCCGCGCGCGTGCGCCCGTACCTCGCCGACGAGCAGATGCCGTACGCCGAGGAGCAGGACGTCGAGGGCACGGAGTACGACTTCCGCGGCGGGCGGCTGCTCAAGGGCGTCGACCTGGACACCGCGTTCGGCGGGCTGACGCCGGCCGAGGATGGCACCCACCACTTCGAGCTGTCCCACGGCGAGCAGCGGCTGCTGGTCTGGACCGGGCCGGACTTCCACTGGGCACAGGTGTTCACGCCGGACGAGCTGGTCGGCCGCGGCCGGGCCGTCGCGATCGAGCCGATGACCTGCCCGGCCGACGCGCTCAACACCGGCACCGACCTGATCGAGCTGGAGCCGGCCACCTCGTGGTCGGGCAGCTGG